The Dehalococcoidia bacterium region TGAAATGGCCTCGACGATTTCCGGATTGTCTTCGATGATCACTATCTTCATACTTATACCTATTGCAGAATCGACTGTCTAGTTCTGATTCTAACTAACCGCAACTGGACCAAGAACGGTGTAGTCACGAGTTTCCTGTTGGGGTAATCCCCAAAAACGAGAGGGATAAAAGACTCAAATGAACCATCCGGGAAAGGGCATGAACCTCCTCCGGGCGCAGTTACGGCATGTCAGTTGAGAACGGACTTCTCCGGGAGCATCGCCCGCGCAGATTCCCACCCCAAAGCAGATTCGAAAGCGTCTTTTATCACAATTTCTGTCTGGGGCCTAGCAAGCCTGTATCCTGTGGTCCCCTCTGAGAGGATCAACCTGGGATCAAAGGGATCATCGCCCAGCTTTATCCGAAGGCGTTTGATATACACCTTTAGGTAATCATCGGCATCACTATAATTCGCGCCCCAGACCTTGTCGATGAGGACCCGGTTCAATACTGACTGCCCCACGCTCCTTGCCAGAAGAGAAAGCAAGCTGTATTCCGTAGGAGTGAGGCTGATATCTCTTCCATCTACTCGCACCCGCTGGGTGGCGAAATCGACCCATAAGTTACCCAGAATCAGGGGCTCCATCCCTTTCCCCATACCTCCCACACCTGAACGGCGCAACACCGCCTTCACCCGGGCCAGAAGCTCACCATGATTGAATGGCT contains the following coding sequences:
- a CDS encoding response regulator transcription factor, with product MKAVIIEDDPEIVEAIVLCFDLRLPEVKAVSINQGLLGIALIEKERPDFVILDIGLPDISGFEVCRRIRLFSEVPVIMLTARDNESDKIHGLDAGADDYITKPFNHGELLARVKAVLRRSGVGGMGKGMEPLILGNLWVDFATQRVRVDGRDISLTPTEYSLLSLLARSVGQSVLNRVLIDKVWGANYSDADDYLKVYIKRLRIKLGDDPFDPRLILSEGTTGYRLARPQTEIVIKDAFESALGWESARAMLPEKSVLN